The following proteins are encoded in a genomic region of Takifugu flavidus isolate HTHZ2018 chromosome 3, ASM371156v2, whole genome shotgun sequence:
- the si:ch211-200p22.4 gene encoding phosphatidylinositol-binding clathrin assembly protein isoform X3: MSGQSITDRIAAAQHSMTGSAINKAVCKATTHEVSGPKKKHLDYLIHCTNEMNVNIPQLADTLFERTASSSWVVVFKALITTHHLMMYGNERFIQYLASRNTLFNLHNFLDKGALQGYDMSTFIRRYSYYLNEKAVSYRLVAVDFTKMKRGIDGVMRTMNTEKLIKTLPIIQTQLDALLDFQANPNELTNGVINSAFMLLFKDSIRLFAAYNEGVINLLEKYFDMKKNQCKDALDIYKKFLYRMTKLSEFLKVAEQVGIDQGDIPDLSQKTKGSYIAPSSLLEALEQHLASLEGKKTKELNADTKASTLSSAVNSLSSTGISFSRMDEKEKQQALEEEQARLQALKDQRLKEIGMQTPPSASPSSQAMNSANNNHIAHTPELFPYSLSANSVPNLNSDLFDLQPAFIPTVQSTPSISTANSAWGGMESPALQQTPAAMSLDFDAVFGNKATPTANGVQPAAGFDALSDLLKPTLPTHPAPPPPQVAVHPGGKLLANDLDSSLANLVGNLQFGGAPAKKPEMHWSQPGEKKLTGGQNWQNKTMSTTQWSPAPMAPQPMPLQHVAPAPMAFPINTPQVPVYGMVPPQMGHMGGVPVMAHQPLMYNQPVLRPTNPFTPMPGAQMQFM, from the exons ATGTCGGGCCAATCGATCACGGACCGCATCGCGGCGGCGCAGCACAGCATGACCGGGTCAGCCATCAACAAAGCCGTGTGCAAGGCCACCACGCACGAAGTCAGCGGGCCCAAGAAGAAGCACCTCGACT ATCTCATCCACTGCACCAACGAGATGAACGTGAACATCCCCCAGCTGGCGGACACGCTGTTCGAGCGCACGGCCAGCTCCAGCTGGGTGGTGGTCTTCAAAGCCCTCATCACCACTCACCACCTCATGATGTATGGAAACGAG CGCTTCATCCAGTACCTGGCCTCCAGAAACACTCTGTTCAACCTGCACAACTTTCTGGATAAGGGAGCTCTGCAAG GTTACGACATGTCCACCTTCATCAGAAGGTACAGCTACTACCTGAACGAGAAGGCCGTGTCCTACCGACTGGTGGCTGTGGATTTCACCAAGATGAAGAGAGG GATCGATGGCGTGATGCGCACCATGAACACGGAGAAGCTGATTAAGACGCTGCCCATCATCCAGACCCAGCTGGACGCTCTGCTGGATTTCCAG GCCAACCCTAACGAGCTGACCAACGGGGTGATCAACTCGGCCTTCATGTTGCTCTTCAAAGACTCCATCAGGCTGTTTGCTGCGTACAACGAAGGGGTCATCAACCTGCTGG AGAAGTACTTTGACATGAAGAAGAACCAGTGCAAGGACGCGCTGGACATCTACAAGAAATTCCTTTACAGGATGACAAAGTTGTCGGAGTTCCTCAAAGTGGCCGAG CAAGTCGGAATAGATCAGGGTGACATCCCAGATCTCTCACAG aaaacaaaaggatCTTACATT GcccccagcagcctcctggAGGCTTTGGAGCAGCACCTGGCATCCTTGGAGGGCAAGAAGACCAAGGAGCTGAACGCAGACACCAA AGCGTCCACCCTGTCCAGCGCCGTCaactctctgtcctccaccggCATTTCCTTCAGCAGGATGGAcgagaaggagaagcagcaggctctggaagaggagcaggccaGACTCCAGGCTCTTAAG GACCAGCGCCTGAAGGAGATCGGCATGCAGACGcccccctccgcctcccccagCAGTCAGGCCATGAACAGCGCCAACAACAACCACATCGCTCACACCCCGGAGCTGTTCCCCTACTCGCTGTCGGCCAACAG CGTTCCCAACCTGAACAGTGACCTGTTTGACCTGCAGCCGGCGTTCATCCCCACCGTGCAGAGCACCCCGTCAATCTCCACCGCCAACAGTGCCTGGGGAG GAATGGAGAGCCCGGCGCTGCAGCAGACCCCCGCAGCCATGAGCCTAGATTTCGATGCCGTCTTTGGGAATAAAGCCACGCCCACTGCCAACGGCGTCCAGCCTGCAGCCG GTTTTGACGCCCTCAGCGACCTGCTGAAGCCCACGCTGCCCACCCACCCcgcgccccctccccctcaggTGGCCGTCCACCCCGGAGGGAAGCTGCTGGCCAACGACCTGGACTCGTCTCTGGCCAACCTCGTGGGCA ATCTGCAGTTCGGCGGGGCCCCGGCCAAGAA GCCGGAGATGCACTGGAGCCAGCCCGGGGAGAAGAAGCTGACGGGGGGGCAGAACTGGCAGAACAAGACCATGTCGACCACGCAGTGGAGCCCCGCCCCCATGGCCCCGCAGCCCATGCCGCTGCAGCACGTG GCTCCCGCCCCCATGGCTTTCCCCATCAACACACCACAAGTGCCTGTGTACGGAATG gtccCCCCCCAGATGGGTCACATGGGCGGCGTGCCGGTGATGGCCCACCAGCCCCTGATGTACAACCAGCCCGTCCTCAGACCCACCAACCCGTTCACGCCGATGCCCGGAGCCCAG ATGCAGTTTATGTGA
- the si:ch211-200p22.4 gene encoding phosphatidylinositol-binding clathrin assembly protein isoform X5: protein MSGQSITDRIAAAQHSMTGSAINKAVCKATTHEVSGPKKKHLDYLIHCTNEMNVNIPQLADTLFERTASSSWVVVFKALITTHHLMMYGNERFIQYLASRNTLFNLHNFLDKGALQGYDMSTFIRRYSYYLNEKAVSYRLVAVDFTKMKRGIDGVMRTMNTEKLIKTLPIIQTQLDALLDFQANPNELTNGVINSAFMLLFKDSIRLFAAYNEGVINLLEKYFDMKKNQCKDALDIYKKFLYRMTKLSEFLKVAEQVGIDQGDIPDLSQAPSSLLEALEQHLASLEGKKTKELNADTKASTLSSAVNSLSSTGISFSRMDEKEKQQALEEEQARLQALKDQRLKEIGMQTPPSASPSSQAMNSANNNHIAHTPELFPYSLSANSVPNLNSDLFDLQPAFIPTVQSTPSISTANSAWGGMESPALQQTPAAMSLDFDAVFGNKATPTANGVQPAAGFDALSDLLKPTLPTHPAPPPPQVAVHPGGKLLANDLDSSLANLVGNLQFGGAPAKKPEMHWSQPGEKKLTGGQNWQNKTMSTTQWSPAPMAPQPMPLQHVAPAPMAFPINTPQVPVYGMVPPQMGHMGGVPVMAHQPLMYNQPVLRPTNPFTPMPGAQMQFM from the exons ATGTCGGGCCAATCGATCACGGACCGCATCGCGGCGGCGCAGCACAGCATGACCGGGTCAGCCATCAACAAAGCCGTGTGCAAGGCCACCACGCACGAAGTCAGCGGGCCCAAGAAGAAGCACCTCGACT ATCTCATCCACTGCACCAACGAGATGAACGTGAACATCCCCCAGCTGGCGGACACGCTGTTCGAGCGCACGGCCAGCTCCAGCTGGGTGGTGGTCTTCAAAGCCCTCATCACCACTCACCACCTCATGATGTATGGAAACGAG CGCTTCATCCAGTACCTGGCCTCCAGAAACACTCTGTTCAACCTGCACAACTTTCTGGATAAGGGAGCTCTGCAAG GTTACGACATGTCCACCTTCATCAGAAGGTACAGCTACTACCTGAACGAGAAGGCCGTGTCCTACCGACTGGTGGCTGTGGATTTCACCAAGATGAAGAGAGG GATCGATGGCGTGATGCGCACCATGAACACGGAGAAGCTGATTAAGACGCTGCCCATCATCCAGACCCAGCTGGACGCTCTGCTGGATTTCCAG GCCAACCCTAACGAGCTGACCAACGGGGTGATCAACTCGGCCTTCATGTTGCTCTTCAAAGACTCCATCAGGCTGTTTGCTGCGTACAACGAAGGGGTCATCAACCTGCTGG AGAAGTACTTTGACATGAAGAAGAACCAGTGCAAGGACGCGCTGGACATCTACAAGAAATTCCTTTACAGGATGACAAAGTTGTCGGAGTTCCTCAAAGTGGCCGAG CAAGTCGGAATAGATCAGGGTGACATCCCAGATCTCTCACAG GcccccagcagcctcctggAGGCTTTGGAGCAGCACCTGGCATCCTTGGAGGGCAAGAAGACCAAGGAGCTGAACGCAGACACCAA AGCGTCCACCCTGTCCAGCGCCGTCaactctctgtcctccaccggCATTTCCTTCAGCAGGATGGAcgagaaggagaagcagcaggctctggaagaggagcaggccaGACTCCAGGCTCTTAAG GACCAGCGCCTGAAGGAGATCGGCATGCAGACGcccccctccgcctcccccagCAGTCAGGCCATGAACAGCGCCAACAACAACCACATCGCTCACACCCCGGAGCTGTTCCCCTACTCGCTGTCGGCCAACAG CGTTCCCAACCTGAACAGTGACCTGTTTGACCTGCAGCCGGCGTTCATCCCCACCGTGCAGAGCACCCCGTCAATCTCCACCGCCAACAGTGCCTGGGGAG GAATGGAGAGCCCGGCGCTGCAGCAGACCCCCGCAGCCATGAGCCTAGATTTCGATGCCGTCTTTGGGAATAAAGCCACGCCCACTGCCAACGGCGTCCAGCCTGCAGCCG GTTTTGACGCCCTCAGCGACCTGCTGAAGCCCACGCTGCCCACCCACCCcgcgccccctccccctcaggTGGCCGTCCACCCCGGAGGGAAGCTGCTGGCCAACGACCTGGACTCGTCTCTGGCCAACCTCGTGGGCA ATCTGCAGTTCGGCGGGGCCCCGGCCAAGAA GCCGGAGATGCACTGGAGCCAGCCCGGGGAGAAGAAGCTGACGGGGGGGCAGAACTGGCAGAACAAGACCATGTCGACCACGCAGTGGAGCCCCGCCCCCATGGCCCCGCAGCCCATGCCGCTGCAGCACGTG GCTCCCGCCCCCATGGCTTTCCCCATCAACACACCACAAGTGCCTGTGTACGGAATG gtccCCCCCCAGATGGGTCACATGGGCGGCGTGCCGGTGATGGCCCACCAGCCCCTGATGTACAACCAGCCCGTCCTCAGACCCACCAACCCGTTCACGCCGATGCCCGGAGCCCAG ATGCAGTTTATGTGA
- the si:ch211-200p22.4 gene encoding phosphatidylinositol-binding clathrin assembly protein isoform X8, translating into MSTFIRRYSYYLNEKAVSYRLVAVDFTKMKRGIDGVMRTMNTEKLIKTLPIIQTQLDALLDFQANPNELTNGVINSAFMLLFKDSIRLFAAYNEGVINLLEKYFDMKKNQCKDALDIYKKFLYRMTKLSEFLKVAEQVGIDQGDIPDLSQKTKGSYIAPSSLLEALEQHLASLEGKKTKELNADTKASTLSSAVNSLSSTGISFSRMDEKEKQQALEEEQARLQALKDQRLKEIGMQTPPSASPSSQAMNSANNNHIAHTPELFPYSLSANSVPNLNSDLFDLQPAFIPTVQSTPSISTANSAWGGMESPALQQTPAAMSLDFDAVFGNKATPTANGVQPAAGFDALSDLLKPTLPTHPAPPPPQVAVHPGGKLLANDLDSSLANLVGNLQFGGAPAKKPEMHWSQPGEKKLTGGQNWQNKTMSTTQWSPAPMAPQPMPLQHVNGMFYASYAPAPMAFPINTPQVPVYGMVPPQMGHMGGVPVMAHQPLMYNQPVLRPTNPFTPMPGAQMQFM; encoded by the exons ATGTCCACCTTCATCAGAAGGTACAGCTACTACCTGAACGAGAAGGCCGTGTCCTACCGACTGGTGGCTGTGGATTTCACCAAGATGAAGAGAGG GATCGATGGCGTGATGCGCACCATGAACACGGAGAAGCTGATTAAGACGCTGCCCATCATCCAGACCCAGCTGGACGCTCTGCTGGATTTCCAG GCCAACCCTAACGAGCTGACCAACGGGGTGATCAACTCGGCCTTCATGTTGCTCTTCAAAGACTCCATCAGGCTGTTTGCTGCGTACAACGAAGGGGTCATCAACCTGCTGG AGAAGTACTTTGACATGAAGAAGAACCAGTGCAAGGACGCGCTGGACATCTACAAGAAATTCCTTTACAGGATGACAAAGTTGTCGGAGTTCCTCAAAGTGGCCGAG CAAGTCGGAATAGATCAGGGTGACATCCCAGATCTCTCACAG aaaacaaaaggatCTTACATT GcccccagcagcctcctggAGGCTTTGGAGCAGCACCTGGCATCCTTGGAGGGCAAGAAGACCAAGGAGCTGAACGCAGACACCAA AGCGTCCACCCTGTCCAGCGCCGTCaactctctgtcctccaccggCATTTCCTTCAGCAGGATGGAcgagaaggagaagcagcaggctctggaagaggagcaggccaGACTCCAGGCTCTTAAG GACCAGCGCCTGAAGGAGATCGGCATGCAGACGcccccctccgcctcccccagCAGTCAGGCCATGAACAGCGCCAACAACAACCACATCGCTCACACCCCGGAGCTGTTCCCCTACTCGCTGTCGGCCAACAG CGTTCCCAACCTGAACAGTGACCTGTTTGACCTGCAGCCGGCGTTCATCCCCACCGTGCAGAGCACCCCGTCAATCTCCACCGCCAACAGTGCCTGGGGAG GAATGGAGAGCCCGGCGCTGCAGCAGACCCCCGCAGCCATGAGCCTAGATTTCGATGCCGTCTTTGGGAATAAAGCCACGCCCACTGCCAACGGCGTCCAGCCTGCAGCCG GTTTTGACGCCCTCAGCGACCTGCTGAAGCCCACGCTGCCCACCCACCCcgcgccccctccccctcaggTGGCCGTCCACCCCGGAGGGAAGCTGCTGGCCAACGACCTGGACTCGTCTCTGGCCAACCTCGTGGGCA ATCTGCAGTTCGGCGGGGCCCCGGCCAAGAA GCCGGAGATGCACTGGAGCCAGCCCGGGGAGAAGAAGCTGACGGGGGGGCAGAACTGGCAGAACAAGACCATGTCGACCACGCAGTGGAGCCCCGCCCCCATGGCCCCGCAGCCCATGCCGCTGCAGCACGTG AATGGGATGTTCTATGCTAGTTAT GCTCCCGCCCCCATGGCTTTCCCCATCAACACACCACAAGTGCCTGTGTACGGAATG gtccCCCCCCAGATGGGTCACATGGGCGGCGTGCCGGTGATGGCCCACCAGCCCCTGATGTACAACCAGCCCGTCCTCAGACCCACCAACCCGTTCACGCCGATGCCCGGAGCCCAG ATGCAGTTTATGTGA